In Scomber japonicus isolate fScoJap1 chromosome 19, fScoJap1.pri, whole genome shotgun sequence, a single genomic region encodes these proteins:
- the LOC128379876 gene encoding proteinase-activated receptor 1-like, with amino-acid sequence MFSMFPKTLLLVLFCACAESAARNGSTHGRAFAIFEFTVTHKPINQRSDEDFTDINNSTQVRAHNGTHNVTPTRQEISEEALQFLKGPVSTVLIPSFYTLVCLISMPFNICAVIAFARRIRPKKPAAIYMLNLACADLIFALLLPFKISYHFGGNNWIFGPIMCRVVTAAFYWNMYCSVLLITCISVDRLLAIVYPMDSLVWRSPQNSIIACVTMWILSLAGSVPLVVSEQTVHLKQLDITTCHDIQKADQLIWHYKIYFIILCCLLFFLPLLITVVSYTRVIWSLSRVPRGVPGRSRRRMRAVVMVLTVLVMFVLCFMPTNCLLLAHYLQINEGMKNPQQAPDGSYSIYLVFLCLGSLNCLLDPLVYYFGSSQCQKQLSKALRCQKITEVSSSHSSSDSYKSTARTILKSSHKESSKTNSSTTKMDSFQSNLNSQYNKLLVL; translated from the coding sequence GCAGTACACACGGGAGGGCCTTTGCCATTTTTGAGTTTACAGTCACACATAAGCCAATAAACCAGCGttcagatgaagattttacTGATATCAATAATTCTACACAAGTTCGGGCTCATAATGGAACTCATAATGTAACACCCACCAGGCAGGAAATCTCAGAGGAGGCACTGCAGTTTCTCAAAGGCCCTGTGTCCACTGTCCTCATACCGTCCTTCTACACGCTGGTCTGCCTCATCAGCATGCCATTTAACATCTGTGCGGTGATAGCTTTCGCTCGAAGGATCCGTCCAAAAAAACCAGCAGCAATCTACATGCTGAACTTGGCCTGCGCTGACCTAATCTTTGCCTTGCTGCTCCCCTTCAAGATCTCCTACCACTTTGGTGGCAACAACTGGATATTTGGTCCAATTATGTGCCGTGTGGTCACTGCAGCTTTTTACTGGAACATGTATTGCTCTGTTCTGCTCATAACTTGCATCAGTGTGGATCGGCTTCTTGCTATAGTCTACCCTATGGACTCCCTGGTTTGGAGGTCGCCACAGAATTCAATCATAGCCTGTGTCACCATGTGGATATTATCCTTGGCTGGCTCAGTGCCCCTAGTGGTCTCCGAACAGACTGTTCACTTAAAACAGCTGGATATCACCACCTGCCACGACATCCAGAAAGCTGATCAACTAATCTGGCACTACAAGATCTACTTCATCATTCTCTgctgcctcctcttcttcctgcctCTGCTCATCACAGTAGTGTCCTACACTCGGGTGATCTGGTCACTGAGCAGGGTCCCACGCGGGGTTCCTGGACGCTCACGCAGACGCATGAGAGCAGTGGTGATGGTTTTAACGGTGCTGGTGATGTTTGTGTTGTGCTTTATGCCCACAAACTGCCTGCTGCTGGCACACTACCTACAAATCAACGAGGGAATGAAAAACCCCCAACAGGCCCCTGATGGTTCCTACTCGATCTATCTGGTTTTCCTGTGTTTGGGGAGTTTGAACTGCCTTCTGGATCCGCTGGTCTACTACTTCGGATCATCCCAATGCCAGAAACAACTGTCCAAAGCACTGAGGTGTCAGAAGATTACAGAGGTCAGCAGCAGTCATTCATCTTCTGATTCATATAAATCCACCGCCAGAACGATTCTGAAGTCCAGCCACAAAGAAAGTTCAAAGACAAACTCATCAACCACCAAAATGGACTCTTTCCAATCAAATCTCAACAGTCAATACAATAAACTACTGGTCTTGTAG